In Deinococcus seoulensis, the following proteins share a genomic window:
- a CDS encoding ABC transporter permease yields the protein MTHVSHSRPSGDAARIALIACAVAIAGMLLAPLATLGRGFSADAILLHISGSVMNLSSSQEAPLPPTGTALALAWATLASLVATLVGAVTRQRWFWITGLLAFALAVASVFTLGGALNEEINRISADTALRPGAKRQLRNFYSSGGMNLGLFLPALAGLIAAGAGLSQSARVWALFNRLRGLLVPAAAIGLAVLVGALVVLIVQPAVNESGLPLTLWNVWMAKADLVYFVYSTLFAPVTAFGPLLDSLKIATPLIFTGLSVAFAFRTGLFNIGAPGQLTMGAIGAMLVGVYGPASLGWGLLPLSVLAAAAGGALWGAIPGLLKARFGSSEVINTIMLNYVASSIFVFMIGSDSFPFLGRTYTQPFKAEGSNPQSQLLQEGSRLPPLLDILNVGRDGQTAVSIGLLVAAVVFFVGRPLLRGRVKNASLIAGAAAIVLAAVTWRVGIPVDVTGSRLNGSFLIALACVALFGTLMWRTATGYALRAVGLSPKAAEYGGISVARGTILAMTIAGAFAGLAGTHYVNGGALNEYRLTLNTPVNVGFDGIAVALMGQSTPAGVVASSVLFGTIDTGSINVQQKLDKVNNDIVTILKALIVLFIAAGGFLSRRVTEPPPPQLVAETDRNGKPEQAQLDASAAHLERGTPLPNVAQSSEEIKREGDK from the coding sequence GTGACCCACGTTTCTCACTCACGCCCCTCCGGGGACGCGGCTCGCATCGCGCTGATTGCCTGCGCGGTCGCGATTGCAGGGATGCTGCTGGCCCCGCTGGCCACCCTGGGCCGCGGTTTCAGTGCCGACGCCATTCTGCTGCACATCAGCGGTTCCGTCATGAACCTTTCTTCCAGTCAGGAAGCTCCCCTTCCACCCACGGGCACCGCCCTTGCCCTGGCCTGGGCCACGCTGGCCTCGCTGGTCGCCACGCTGGTCGGGGCCGTCACCCGGCAACGCTGGTTCTGGATCACGGGCCTGCTGGCCTTCGCGCTGGCGGTGGCCTCCGTGTTCACGCTGGGCGGCGCCCTGAACGAGGAGATCAACCGCATCTCGGCCGACACCGCCCTGCGTCCCGGCGCCAAGCGGCAACTGCGGAACTTCTACAGCAGCGGCGGCATGAACCTGGGCCTGTTCCTCCCGGCCCTGGCGGGCCTGATCGCGGCCGGTGCCGGCCTGAGCCAGTCGGCGCGCGTGTGGGCGCTGTTCAACCGCCTGCGCGGGCTGCTGGTCCCGGCGGCCGCCATCGGGCTGGCCGTGCTGGTCGGGGCGCTCGTGGTCCTGATCGTGCAGCCCGCCGTGAACGAGAGCGGCCTGCCCCTGACCCTCTGGAACGTCTGGATGGCCAAGGCCGACCTGGTGTACTTCGTGTACTCCACGCTGTTCGCGCCGGTCACGGCGTTCGGACCGCTGCTGGACAGCCTGAAGATCGCCACGCCGCTGATCTTCACGGGTCTGAGCGTGGCCTTCGCGTTCCGCACAGGCCTGTTCAACATCGGCGCGCCGGGCCAGCTGACCATGGGCGCCATCGGCGCGATGCTGGTCGGCGTGTACGGCCCGGCCAGCCTGGGCTGGGGCCTGCTGCCGCTGTCGGTACTGGCCGCCGCGGCCGGGGGCGCGCTGTGGGGGGCCATTCCGGGCCTGCTCAAGGCGCGCTTCGGGTCCAGCGAGGTCATCAACACGATCATGCTGAACTACGTCGCGTCGTCGATTTTCGTGTTCATGATCGGCAGTGACTCCTTCCCGTTCCTGGGCCGCACGTACACCCAGCCGTTCAAGGCCGAAGGCTCCAACCCGCAGAGCCAGCTGCTTCAGGAAGGCTCGCGCCTGCCGCCGCTGCTGGACATCCTGAACGTCGGCAGGGACGGGCAGACGGCCGTCAGCATCGGCCTGCTGGTCGCGGCGGTCGTGTTCTTCGTGGGCCGCCCGCTGCTGCGGGGCCGCGTGAAGAACGCCAGCCTGATCGCCGGGGCCGCCGCCATCGTGCTGGCCGCCGTGACCTGGCGCGTCGGGATTCCGGTCGACGTGACCGGCAGCCGCCTGAACGGTTCGTTCCTGATCGCCCTGGCCTGCGTGGCGCTGTTCGGCACGCTGATGTGGCGCACCGCGACCGGGTACGCGCTACGCGCCGTGGGCCTGTCCCCCAAGGCCGCCGAGTACGGCGGGATCAGCGTGGCGCGCGGCACCATCCTGGCCATGACCATCGCCGGGGCCTTCGCGGGCCTGGCGGGCACGCATTACGTGAACGGCGGGGCGCTCAACGAGTACCGCCTGACCCTGAACACCCCGGTCAACGTGGGCTTCGACGGCATCGCGGTCGCGCTGATGGGTCAGAGCACCCCGGCGGGCGTGGTGGCGTCCAGCGTGCTGTTCGGGACCATCGACACCGGCAGCATCAACGTGCAGCAGAAACTCGACAAGGTCAACAACGACATCGTGACGATCCTCAAGGCCCTGATCGTGCTGTTCATCGCCGCCGGGGGCTTCCTGAGTCGCCGCGTGACCGAGCCGCCACCCCCGCAACTGGTCGCCGAGACCGACCGCAACGGGAAGCCCGAGCAGGCGCAGCTGGACGCCTCGGCCGCGCATCTGGAACGCGGCACGCCGCTGCCGAACGTCGCGCAGAGCAGTGAAGAGATCAAGCGGGAAGGTGACAAGTAA
- the ndk gene encoding nucleoside-diphosphate kinase: MERTFAMIKPDGVRRGLTPEILARIQRKGYRVVGLKQMVISRETAEAHYGEHKERPFFGELVDFITGGPVVAIALEGENAIAGWRGMMGATNPASAAPGTIRADFATTMGENVTHGSDSSESAARELALFFAEGELLA; encoded by the coding sequence ATGGAACGCACTTTTGCCATGATCAAACCCGACGGCGTCCGCCGTGGCCTGACCCCCGAAATTCTCGCCCGCATCCAGCGTAAGGGCTACCGCGTGGTGGGCCTCAAGCAGATGGTCATCTCCCGCGAGACCGCCGAAGCGCACTACGGCGAGCACAAGGAGCGCCCCTTCTTCGGTGAACTGGTGGACTTCATCACGGGCGGACCCGTGGTCGCCATCGCCCTTGAAGGCGAGAACGCCATCGCCGGCTGGCGCGGCATGATGGGCGCCACCAACCCCGCAAGCGCCGCGCCCGGCACCATCCGCGCCGACTTCGCCACCACCATGGGCGAGAACGTCACGCACGGCAGCGACAGCAGTGAAAGCGCCGCGCGCGAACTGGCCCTGTTCTTCGCCGAGGGCGAACTGCTCGCCTGA
- a CDS encoding GGDEF domain-containing protein has product MTLPRPTPPASTLPQRLHRSRLFAVYIASLAYVLYAVLTALIDPPPDGFPVGYQIPKYWAVLVSLTTALATLTFPQRVQAIYAVTSVGYLIVSTSEIPRAIGWGEMPMHLTLWLMLNVIVSYLVFGSRYGTAVNILSVAVMMTSVLLNGPIDPPNLADWATASIAIGTAGLLAYLLTAFIERNLDQHQLDSERLRAARLDALTEVYGRGAIEEEFERALGAAQCGGTPLSVIVTDIDHFKRVNDEYGHAAGDDVLRAFGKRLRRSVSGGGGLVGRWGGEEFIVLLPGVARTDAQAIAERLRGEISAEPVAGLTITASFGVAGQRDADTTTSMFSRADSALYDAKRAGRNAVR; this is encoded by the coding sequence ATGACGCTGCCCCGCCCGACCCCGCCTGCCTCCACGCTGCCGCAACGCCTGCACCGCAGCCGCCTGTTCGCGGTGTACATCGCCAGTCTCGCGTACGTGCTGTACGCCGTCCTGACCGCCCTGATCGACCCGCCGCCCGACGGGTTCCCGGTCGGATACCAGATTCCCAAGTACTGGGCGGTGCTGGTCTCGCTGACCACCGCGCTGGCCACCCTGACCTTCCCGCAGCGCGTGCAGGCCATCTACGCCGTCACCAGCGTTGGGTACCTGATCGTGTCCACCAGCGAGATTCCGCGCGCCATCGGCTGGGGCGAGATGCCCATGCACCTGACCCTGTGGCTGATGCTGAACGTGATCGTGTCGTACCTGGTGTTCGGGTCACGGTACGGCACCGCCGTGAACATCCTGAGCGTGGCCGTCATGATGACCTCCGTGCTGCTCAACGGCCCCATCGACCCGCCCAACCTGGCGGACTGGGCGACGGCCAGCATCGCCATCGGCACGGCGGGCCTCCTGGCGTACCTCCTGACGGCCTTCATCGAACGGAACCTCGACCAGCACCAGCTGGACAGCGAACGCCTGCGCGCCGCCCGCCTGGACGCCCTGACCGAGGTGTACGGACGCGGCGCGATCGAGGAGGAATTCGAACGGGCCCTCGGCGCGGCCCAGTGCGGCGGGACGCCCCTGAGCGTCATCGTGACCGACATCGACCACTTCAAACGCGTGAACGACGAGTACGGCCACGCCGCCGGGGACGACGTGCTACGCGCCTTCGGTAAGCGGCTGCGCCGCAGCGTCAGCGGCGGGGGCGGCCTGGTGGGCCGCTGGGGCGGCGAGGAATTCATCGTGCTGCTGCCCGGCGTCGCCCGGACCGACGCGCAGGCCATCGCCGAGCGGTTGCGCGGCGAGATCAGCGCCGAACCCGTGGCGGGCCTGACCATCACCGCCAGTTTCGGCGTGGCCGGACAGCGGGACGCCGACACGACCACCAGCATGTTCAGCCGCGCCGACAGCGCCCTGTACGACGCCAAACGCGCCGGACGCAACGCCGTGCGCTGA
- a CDS encoding nitroreductase family protein — translation MLGRRTTNGPFRPDPVSREHQHVLMRAAQAAPSHFNSQPWRFVLIENPDTIARIAQISGESMTELIEAGVFFERYRRYFRFSEAEMNERRDGIHIDHLPGPLRPFTRQIFSDAGLKLMRQLGVPKKLGEDNRRLVAGSPLLLAALLDREEYRPGELSGFYSVFGLGAAVENIWNAVGALGMGIQFVSTPMEIPRQWQAIGELLRVPPELELMAVYRLGYLPPEQARPSIDWSSRHRKRLSQFVSRDTCDVPEDDHAGQEPSAGQAAP, via the coding sequence ATGCTCGGCCGCCGCACCACCAACGGCCCGTTCCGCCCGGACCCGGTCAGCCGCGAACACCAGCACGTCCTGATGCGCGCCGCGCAGGCCGCGCCCAGTCACTTCAACTCTCAGCCGTGGCGCTTCGTGCTGATCGAGAACCCCGACACCATCGCCCGCATCGCGCAGATCAGCGGCGAGAGCATGACCGAACTGATCGAGGCCGGGGTGTTCTTCGAACGCTACCGCCGGTACTTCCGGTTCAGCGAGGCCGAGATGAACGAGCGGCGCGACGGCATTCACATCGACCACCTGCCCGGCCCGCTGCGGCCCTTCACGCGCCAGATCTTCAGTGACGCGGGCCTGAAACTCATGCGGCAACTCGGCGTGCCGAAAAAACTCGGCGAGGACAACCGCCGCCTCGTGGCAGGCAGTCCGCTGCTGCTGGCCGCGCTGCTGGACAGGGAGGAGTACCGCCCCGGCGAACTCAGCGGCTTCTACAGCGTGTTCGGGCTGGGCGCCGCCGTCGAGAACATCTGGAACGCCGTGGGCGCGCTGGGCATGGGCATTCAGTTCGTCAGTACGCCCATGGAGATCCCCCGGCAGTGGCAGGCCATCGGGGAACTGCTGCGCGTGCCGCCGGAGCTGGAACTGATGGCCGTGTACCGCCTGGGGTACCTGCCGCCCGAGCAGGCGCGCCCCAGCATCGACTGGAGCAGCCGCCACCGCAAACGCCTGTCGCAGTTCGTGTCCCGCGACACCTGCGACGTGCCCGAGGACGACCACGCCGGGCAGGAGCCGTCGGCGGGACAGGCAGCACCGTAG